The Streptomyces sp. NBC_00691 genome has a segment encoding these proteins:
- a CDS encoding MarR family winged helix-turn-helix transcriptional regulator: protein MSREQQDALSRTALGVFRLNGQFLAVSEKLAEPAGLTAAWWQVLGAVLPEPLPVAGIARAMGITRQSVQRIADLLVREGLAAYEPNPAHRRAKLLTPTGAGRAAIARIEPGHAELAAALLRELGGQEAFDETVRVLDRLSAALDAVETDQP, encoded by the coding sequence ATGAGCCGCGAGCAGCAGGACGCCCTCTCGCGTACGGCCCTGGGCGTCTTCCGCCTCAACGGTCAGTTCCTCGCCGTCTCGGAGAAGCTGGCCGAGCCGGCCGGCCTGACCGCCGCCTGGTGGCAGGTCCTGGGAGCCGTCCTGCCGGAACCCCTCCCGGTCGCCGGGATCGCCCGGGCCATGGGCATCACCCGGCAGAGCGTCCAGCGGATCGCCGACCTGCTCGTACGGGAGGGACTCGCGGCGTACGAGCCGAACCCGGCCCACCGCCGCGCCAAGCTCCTCACCCCGACCGGGGCGGGCCGGGCGGCCATCGCCCGCATCGAACCGGGCCACGCGGAACTGGCCGCCGCGCTCCTGCGGGAGCTGGGCGGCCAGGAGGCCTTCGACGAGACGGTACGGGTCCTGGACCGGCTGTCGGCCGCGCTCGATGCCGTCGAGACGGATCAGCCGTAG
- a CDS encoding PstS family phosphate ABC transporter substrate-binding protein → MSESTRATVRTCVRRRRVRRSPPSGLLVLLTGGPTGGPVTVEGTLDDGVVHVNHSTTPDDKAPLFSRVARTVTLTLTLCMIALAVIIVRERTPPPIGCATGDLTVVGSTAFAPVVRDVAKKYEKDCEGATVRVETHGSTSGTRRLAEQGAKTAKGSPSVVALSDGRKPDGFPELRESMVAVSLYTLVLNDDVPVDNLTLDQIRRIYRGEIKNWGELVPSLDQPVLLVSRDANSGTREVFQRRVLGRNEPANSSLDCRTSNDPESEVVRCELDSTDQVLSTVARLSGAIGYSEVRKGTGLKGLHRVAIDGRRPVLDELGESSYPYREIEYAYTWREPKADSPAASFLTYLRWGSGQDIIRVHGHLPCSTPKGLRICGEG, encoded by the coding sequence GTGAGCGAGTCCACCCGTGCGACGGTACGGACGTGTGTGCGGCGACGGCGGGTACGTCGCTCCCCGCCGTCTGGACTGCTCGTCCTGCTCACCGGCGGGCCGACGGGCGGCCCCGTCACCGTCGAGGGCACCCTCGACGACGGCGTCGTCCACGTCAACCACAGCACGACCCCCGACGACAAGGCGCCCCTGTTCAGCCGGGTCGCGCGGACCGTCACCCTCACCCTCACGCTCTGCATGATCGCCCTCGCCGTGATCATCGTCCGGGAGCGGACCCCGCCTCCGATCGGCTGCGCCACGGGCGATCTCACCGTCGTCGGGTCGACGGCCTTCGCCCCCGTCGTACGGGACGTCGCGAAGAAGTACGAGAAGGACTGCGAGGGCGCGACCGTGCGCGTGGAGACCCACGGGTCGACGTCCGGGACACGGCGGCTGGCCGAGCAGGGCGCGAAGACCGCCAAGGGCTCCCCCTCGGTCGTCGCCCTGTCCGACGGGCGCAAGCCGGACGGCTTCCCCGAGCTGCGGGAGAGCATGGTCGCCGTCTCCCTCTACACCCTCGTCCTCAACGACGACGTGCCCGTGGACAACCTGACCCTGGACCAGATCCGCCGGATCTACCGGGGCGAGATCAAGAACTGGGGCGAGCTGGTGCCGAGCCTGGACCAGCCGGTCCTGCTGGTCAGCCGGGACGCCAACTCCGGTACCAGGGAGGTCTTCCAGCGCCGGGTCCTCGGACGCAACGAGCCCGCCAACTCCTCCCTGGACTGCCGGACCAGCAACGATCCCGAGTCGGAGGTCGTCCGCTGCGAACTCGACTCCACGGACCAGGTCCTGTCCACGGTGGCCAGGCTGTCCGGCGCGATCGGCTACAGCGAGGTGCGGAAGGGCACCGGTCTGAAAGGCCTGCACCGGGTGGCCATCGACGGCCGCAGACCGGTCCTGGACGAGCTGGGCGAGTCGAGCTACCCGTACCGGGAGATCGAGTACGCGTACACCTGGCGGGAACCGAAGGCCGACTCGCCGGCCGCCAGCTTCCTCACCTATCTGCGCTGGGGCAGCGGCCAGGACATCATCCGCGTCCACGGGCACCTGCCCTGCTCGACGCCGAAGGGGCTGCGGATCTGCGGGGAGGGCTGA
- a CDS encoding oxidoreductase has product MSKVWLITGANSGFGRAFAEAAIAAGDVVVAAARRTETLDDLVAAHPDQVDPVALDVTDAVAVDRVVAEVAERHGRIDVLVNNAGRTHVGSVEETSDAELRSLFDVHVFGPAALTRAVLPHMRARRSGAIVQLSSVGGQMSMAGFGAYSATKFALEGMSEALAAEVRPLGIDVLIVEPGAFRTSLFGNHSLSGDGIADYTDTVGATRAFVETGGGAQEGDPAKAAAAVLAALNADETPMRLALGDDSIDTILGHLDQVRSDLTTWEKVGRDTKLTG; this is encoded by the coding sequence ATGAGCAAGGTCTGGCTGATCACGGGCGCCAACAGCGGTTTCGGACGTGCCTTCGCCGAGGCGGCGATCGCGGCCGGCGACGTCGTGGTCGCCGCGGCCCGCCGTACCGAGACCCTGGACGACCTGGTCGCGGCCCACCCGGACCAGGTCGACCCGGTCGCGCTGGACGTCACCGACGCGGTGGCTGTCGACCGGGTCGTCGCGGAGGTCGCCGAGCGCCACGGCCGCATCGACGTCCTCGTCAACAACGCGGGACGCACGCACGTCGGTTCGGTCGAGGAGACCTCCGACGCCGAACTCCGCTCCCTCTTCGACGTGCACGTCTTCGGGCCCGCGGCCCTGACGCGCGCGGTCCTGCCCCATATGCGGGCCCGCCGCTCGGGCGCGATCGTGCAGCTCAGCAGTGTCGGCGGCCAGATGTCGATGGCCGGCTTCGGGGCGTACAGCGCGACGAAGTTCGCGCTGGAGGGGATGTCGGAGGCGCTCGCGGCGGAGGTACGGCCGCTGGGCATCGACGTCCTGATCGTCGAACCGGGCGCCTTCCGCACGAGCCTCTTCGGCAACCACAGCCTGAGCGGCGACGGCATCGCGGACTACACGGACACGGTGGGCGCGACCCGCGCGTTCGTCGAGACGGGCGGCGGCGCGCAGGAGGGTGACCCGGCGAAGGCGGCCGCGGCGGTCCTCGCCGCCCTGAACGCCGACGAGACGCCGATGCGGCTCGCCCTGGGCGACGATTCGATCGACACGATCCTGGGCCACCTGGACCAGGTCAGGTCGGACCTGACGACCTGGGAGAAGGTCGGCCGGGACACGAAGCTGACCGGCTGA
- a CDS encoding glycoside hydrolase family 19 protein gives MLRKLVTSVAALCTVVGLAVLFLPAASAGAAAACAAAWNSSSVYTGGMTASHNGHNWSAKWWTQNETPGTTGEWGVWADQGVCGGGPTTPPTTPPTTPPTSGFVVSEAQFNQMFPSRNPFYTYAGLTAALKSYPGFANTGSDTVKKQEAAAFLANVSHETGGLVYIVEQNTANYPHYCDTSQSYGCPAGQAAYYGRGPIQLSWNFNYKAAGDALGIDLLNNPWRVEQDPAVAMMTGLWYWNTQSGPGTMTAHNAMVNGAGFGQTIWAINGSLECNGRNPAQVQSRVTKYQQFTQILGVPAGSNLSC, from the coding sequence ATGCTGCGTAAGTTGGTCACCTCAGTGGCCGCGCTCTGTACGGTCGTCGGACTCGCTGTGCTGTTCCTCCCCGCCGCCTCCGCCGGCGCGGCCGCCGCCTGCGCGGCCGCATGGAACTCCTCCAGCGTCTACACCGGCGGGATGACCGCCTCGCACAACGGCCACAACTGGTCCGCCAAGTGGTGGACCCAGAACGAGACCCCCGGCACGACCGGCGAGTGGGGCGTCTGGGCCGACCAGGGCGTCTGCGGCGGCGGGCCCACGACCCCGCCCACGACCCCGCCGACCACCCCGCCGACCTCCGGATTCGTGGTCTCCGAGGCCCAGTTCAACCAGATGTTCCCGAGCCGGAACCCCTTCTACACGTACGCGGGCCTCACCGCGGCCCTCAAGTCGTACCCCGGCTTCGCCAACACCGGCAGCGACACGGTGAAGAAGCAGGAGGCCGCGGCCTTCCTCGCGAACGTCTCCCACGAGACCGGCGGCCTCGTCTACATCGTCGAGCAGAACACCGCCAACTACCCGCACTACTGCGACACCAGCCAGTCCTACGGCTGCCCCGCCGGCCAGGCCGCCTACTACGGCCGCGGCCCCATCCAGCTCTCCTGGAACTTCAACTACAAGGCCGCCGGTGACGCCCTCGGCATCGACCTGCTGAACAACCCCTGGCGCGTCGAGCAGGACCCGGCCGTCGCCATGATGACCGGCCTCTGGTACTGGAACACCCAGAGCGGCCCGGGCACGATGACCGCCCACAACGCCATGGTCAACGGCGCCGGCTTCGGCCAGACCATCTGGGCGATCAACGGCAGCCTGGAGTGCAACGGCCGCAACCCGGCCCAGGTGCAGAGCCGGGTCACCAAGTACCAGCAGTTCACCCAGATCCTGGGCGTCCCCGCGGGGTCGAACCTGTCCTGCTAG
- a CDS encoding DUF397 domain-containing protein, translated as MSENLHWHKSSFSDDSGGNCVEVAHAHRPEGAAVHLRDSKQSDGPTFTVEPAAWSVFVAWQ; from the coding sequence ATGAGCGAGAACTTGCACTGGCACAAGTCCAGCTTCAGTGACGACAGCGGCGGCAACTGCGTCGAAGTGGCTCACGCCCACCGGCCGGAAGGCGCCGCCGTCCACCTCCGCGACTCCAAGCAGAGCGACGGGCCCACGTTCACCGTGGAGCCCGCCGCCTGGAGCGTGTTCGTCGCGTGGCAGTAG
- a CDS encoding FG-GAP repeat domain-containing protein — MIIRRRRALRGALAATAATLALTATAGIAVASGDPAGADRARATAVAGAEHRAEGARRAGALAAEEAPVETPSFAMMGVHKQTNEGYLYFPDREGAFGPRDHIAASFEHLADVIDVDNDKDGWGDGTWFLHKDGTLTYHWFSDDGQQHSKQVGTGWNTYRTVLSPGSVGGAPEADLLGVDAAGVLWSYLAYPDGTLAPRTRVGGGWEQFDQIAGQGDLSGDGKPDVVARDKAGVLWLYKGTGDYKAPFAGRTQIGGGWNAYDRLLSVGDLDADGRTDLIARKPNGDLLRYSGTGGAPAVFQAPVKIGTGFQIYNLL, encoded by the coding sequence ATGATCATCCGACGTCGCCGCGCGCTGCGCGGCGCGCTCGCCGCCACCGCCGCCACCCTCGCGCTGACCGCCACCGCGGGCATCGCCGTCGCCTCCGGCGACCCGGCCGGCGCCGACCGGGCGCGTGCCACCGCCGTGGCCGGGGCCGAGCACCGGGCCGAGGGCGCCCGGCGCGCCGGTGCGCTCGCCGCCGAGGAAGCGCCGGTGGAGACGCCGAGCTTCGCCATGATGGGCGTGCACAAGCAGACGAACGAGGGGTACCTCTACTTCCCGGACCGCGAAGGCGCCTTCGGCCCCCGCGACCACATCGCGGCGTCCTTCGAGCACCTTGCCGACGTGATCGACGTCGACAACGACAAGGACGGCTGGGGCGACGGCACCTGGTTCCTCCACAAGGACGGAACCCTCACGTACCACTGGTTCTCGGACGACGGGCAGCAGCACTCCAAGCAGGTCGGTACGGGCTGGAACACCTACCGCACGGTCCTCTCGCCCGGCAGTGTCGGCGGCGCCCCGGAGGCCGACCTCCTCGGTGTCGACGCGGCCGGTGTCCTGTGGTCGTACCTCGCCTACCCGGACGGCACGCTCGCCCCGCGCACCCGCGTCGGCGGCGGCTGGGAGCAGTTCGACCAGATCGCGGGCCAGGGCGATCTGAGCGGTGACGGCAAGCCCGACGTCGTCGCCCGCGACAAGGCCGGCGTCCTGTGGCTCTACAAGGGCACCGGCGACTACAAGGCCCCCTTCGCGGGCCGTACGCAGATCGGCGGCGGCTGGAACGCCTACGACCGCCTGCTGTCGGTCGGTGATCTCGACGCCGACGGCAGGACGGACCTGATCGCGCGCAAGCCGAACGGCGACCTGCTGCGGTACTCGGGCACGGGCGGCGCCCCGGCCGTGTTCCAGGCGCCGGTCAAGATCGGCACCGGCTTCCAGATCTACAACCTGCTCTAA
- a CDS encoding LysR family transcriptional regulator: MTMDVHGRDLRYFVAVAEELHFTRAAERLYVSQPALSKQIRALERQLGAPLFDRDRHGVRLTSVGTALLPHARAVLAAWAEADGAVRRARAAERTTLVVGMSTSPGRGGLLPSIRSRFTEAHPEAVLKLRQVGWEDPTAGLADGASDVAFVWLPLPAAERFRWVVVAAEPRFVALPETHRLAARERLHFAELLDEPFLALPDTGPELRDHWLALDARGGRPPVVGAEIASADETYEALVGGHGICLVAAGNAPLLARDGVVTRPVDGIGPSHLALAHRADDTRPLVRGYAEAAAGLPGRSVS; the protein is encoded by the coding sequence ATGACCATGGACGTGCACGGCCGGGACTTGAGGTACTTCGTCGCCGTCGCCGAGGAACTGCACTTCACCCGCGCCGCCGAGCGGCTGTACGTCTCCCAGCCCGCCCTCAGCAAGCAGATCCGGGCCCTGGAACGTCAGCTCGGCGCGCCGCTCTTCGACCGCGACCGGCACGGCGTCCGTCTCACCTCCGTCGGTACGGCCCTGCTGCCGCACGCCCGCGCCGTGCTCGCCGCCTGGGCCGAGGCGGACGGGGCCGTACGGCGGGCCCGCGCGGCCGAGCGGACCACGCTCGTCGTCGGCATGTCCACCAGCCCCGGGCGCGGCGGGCTGCTTCCCTCGATCCGCTCCCGATTCACCGAGGCCCACCCGGAGGCGGTCCTCAAGCTGCGCCAGGTGGGGTGGGAGGACCCGACGGCCGGACTCGCCGACGGCGCCAGCGACGTGGCGTTCGTCTGGCTGCCGCTGCCCGCGGCGGAACGCTTCCGCTGGGTCGTCGTGGCCGCCGAACCCCGGTTCGTCGCCCTTCCGGAGACCCATCGGCTGGCCGCCCGCGAGCGCCTCCACTTCGCGGAGCTCCTCGACGAGCCGTTCCTCGCCCTGCCGGACACCGGGCCCGAACTGCGTGACCACTGGCTGGCGCTGGACGCCCGGGGCGGCCGCCCGCCGGTCGTCGGCGCGGAGATCGCCAGCGCCGACGAGACGTACGAGGCCCTCGTCGGCGGCCACGGCATCTGTCTGGTCGCCGCCGGAAACGCCCCGCTCCTCGCCCGCGACGGAGTCGTCACCCGTCCCGTCGACGGCATCGGCCCCAGCCACCTCGCCCTCGCCCACCGCGCGGACGACACCCGTCCCCTGGTCCGCGGGTACGCCGAGGCGGCGGCGGGACTGCCCGGGCGGTCCGTCTCCTAG
- a CDS encoding helix-turn-helix domain-containing protein, with product MARAENKEAAGPAARTVAGMAKKMRQRKGLTQEQLGAQMGYTGAAVSALETLAQPVSDEMLVKLEQTLGEETGIFEALRELVRLEKLPQKFRDYAPIEQKALVLSLYANHVVHGLFQTEEYARALIAGGYPEPTEDRVAELVEMRVARKALFDRRPPCQIELVLDESVLRRPFGSMEIMREQLTHLAECARRRNVHLLVLPLDAALMGEYAGARGELNLVETPEHERLAYLDVQDESMMIGDQSRVSTYLQRYAKIRAQALGPRESLGLIERLAGDGR from the coding sequence ATGGCGCGAGCGGAGAACAAGGAAGCGGCGGGGCCTGCGGCGCGGACCGTCGCGGGCATGGCGAAGAAAATGCGACAGCGAAAGGGGCTCACCCAGGAGCAGCTGGGGGCGCAGATGGGCTACACCGGCGCGGCGGTGAGCGCTCTGGAGACGCTCGCGCAACCGGTGAGCGACGAGATGCTGGTGAAGCTCGAACAGACGCTGGGCGAGGAGACGGGCATCTTCGAGGCCCTGCGCGAACTCGTACGACTGGAGAAGCTTCCTCAGAAGTTCCGGGACTACGCGCCGATCGAGCAGAAGGCGCTGGTCCTCAGCCTGTACGCGAACCACGTGGTGCACGGCCTCTTCCAGACGGAGGAGTACGCGCGGGCGCTCATCGCGGGGGGCTACCCGGAGCCGACGGAGGACCGGGTCGCGGAGCTGGTGGAGATGCGAGTGGCACGCAAGGCCCTCTTCGACAGACGACCTCCGTGCCAGATCGAGCTGGTCCTGGACGAGTCGGTCCTGAGGCGTCCGTTCGGCAGCATGGAGATCATGCGCGAGCAGCTGACGCACCTGGCCGAGTGCGCACGCCGCAGGAACGTCCACTTGCTGGTGCTCCCCCTGGACGCCGCGCTCATGGGGGAGTACGCCGGTGCGCGGGGCGAGTTGAACCTGGTGGAAACACCCGAGCATGAGCGGCTGGCCTACCTCGACGTCCAGGACGAGAGCATGATGATCGGGGACCAGTCGAGGGTGAGCACATACCTCCAGCGCTATGCGAAGATCCGGGCACAGGCCCTCGGCCCTCGCGAATCACTGGGCCTCATCGAGAGGTTGGCGGGAGACGGAAGATGA
- a CDS encoding serine/threonine-protein kinase translates to MDPLNAEDPVSIGPFRLLGRLGVGGMGRVFLARSAGGRTVAVKVVHAELAAQEEFRRRFAREVASLERVGGTGTAPVLGSDTAADSPWVAIGYVPGPSLRAVVGDEFGPLPPATVKALASGLARALVHIHAAGLVHRDLKPSNVLLTVDGPRIIDFGIARAVDTVADGGDLTTTGAVVGSPGFMSPEQVRGDRLTPASDIFCLGSVLAYAATGRSPFGTADSGVHATMFRIAHDEPDLTDLAPELTGVIRACLAKDAAARPTAAEIAETLPIPDPWLPADVLARLGRHAARLLEAETESATGTGAGGAIRADGDPTPPTPLPSTASTTPRPQAGRPRRTALAAGAAALAVAAAATLAYTFWPDPDTGMDDRKNQAPSGTGKVAARPAGIVPAAFLGAWEGVVQGSPTHPRETGRFEITQGAAGSKSAVYVQVAENRLCMGRSRLVSADEDKVVLGESDVTTSVPAQRCVPAAHQTLTLRSPDVLEWTSGTAKATFRKAPTGTEVVPARFLGTWSRIPAPEIYGENDDRYTSQVTITQGPVGAPVVNTLDGYPRTVDGVLMDEDWSCGTTAVLAGVGGQLIVGPSTRDTNAWDRECQEGLSRYLVVDKLNGKDRLLVYPMLDGEPNEYYRS, encoded by the coding sequence GTGGATCCATTGAACGCGGAAGACCCGGTCAGCATCGGCCCGTTCCGTCTGCTCGGCCGCCTCGGGGTCGGGGGCATGGGCCGGGTGTTCCTGGCGCGTTCGGCCGGCGGGCGGACCGTCGCGGTGAAGGTCGTGCACGCGGAGCTGGCCGCCCAGGAGGAGTTCCGGCGCCGGTTCGCCCGCGAGGTCGCCTCCCTGGAGCGCGTCGGCGGCACGGGCACCGCACCCGTCCTCGGCTCGGACACCGCCGCCGACTCCCCGTGGGTGGCGATCGGCTACGTACCGGGGCCGTCGCTGCGGGCCGTGGTCGGCGACGAGTTCGGCCCGCTGCCGCCCGCGACCGTGAAGGCGCTGGCCTCCGGTCTCGCCCGCGCCCTCGTGCACATCCACGCGGCCGGACTCGTGCACCGCGACCTCAAGCCCTCCAACGTCCTGCTCACCGTCGACGGGCCGCGGATCATCGACTTCGGCATCGCGCGGGCCGTCGACACCGTCGCCGACGGCGGCGATCTGACCACCACCGGCGCGGTCGTCGGCTCCCCCGGCTTCATGTCGCCCGAACAGGTGCGGGGCGACCGGCTCACCCCGGCGTCGGACATCTTCTGCCTCGGCTCCGTCCTGGCGTACGCGGCGACCGGCCGTTCCCCCTTCGGGACGGCCGACAGCGGCGTGCACGCGACGATGTTCCGGATCGCCCACGACGAGCCCGACCTGACGGATCTGGCACCCGAGCTGACCGGGGTGATCCGGGCCTGTCTCGCCAAGGACGCGGCCGCGCGGCCGACGGCCGCAGAGATCGCGGAGACCCTGCCGATCCCCGACCCCTGGCTCCCCGCCGATGTCCTGGCCCGCCTCGGCCGGCACGCGGCACGGCTCCTGGAGGCCGAGACGGAGAGCGCGACGGGCACGGGCGCCGGTGGCGCCATCCGCGCCGACGGTGACCCGACCCCGCCCACCCCCCTCCCGTCCACCGCCTCCACGACGCCCCGGCCGCAGGCCGGCCGCCCGCGCCGGACCGCCCTGGCCGCCGGAGCCGCGGCCCTCGCGGTGGCCGCCGCCGCCACCCTCGCGTACACCTTCTGGCCCGACCCGGACACCGGCATGGACGACCGGAAGAACCAGGCCCCGAGCGGCACCGGCAAGGTCGCGGCCCGCCCCGCCGGCATCGTCCCGGCCGCCTTCCTCGGCGCCTGGGAGGGCGTCGTCCAGGGCTCCCCGACCCACCCGCGGGAGACCGGCCGGTTCGAGATCACACAGGGCGCTGCGGGCTCCAAGAGCGCGGTCTACGTCCAGGTCGCCGAGAACCGCCTGTGCATGGGACGCTCCCGGCTCGTCTCCGCCGACGAGGACAAGGTCGTCCTCGGCGAGTCCGACGTGACGACCAGCGTGCCCGCCCAGCGCTGCGTCCCCGCCGCCCACCAGACGCTGACGCTGCGCTCCCCCGACGTCCTGGAGTGGACCTCGGGCACCGCGAAGGCCACCTTCCGCAAGGCCCCCACCGGCACCGAGGTCGTCCCCGCGCGCTTCCTCGGCACCTGGTCGCGCATCCCCGCCCCGGAGATCTACGGCGAGAACGACGACCGCTACACCTCGCAGGTGACGATCACCCAGGGCCCGGTCGGCGCGCCCGTGGTGAACACCCTCGACGGCTATCCGCGCACGGTCGACGGCGTGCTCATGGACGAGGACTGGTCCTGCGGGACCACGGCCGTCCTCGCGGGCGTCGGCGGCCAGCTGATCGTCGGCCCGTCGACCCGGGACACCAACGCCTGGGACCGCGAATGCCAGGAGGGCCTGTCGCGCTATCTGGTGGTCGACAAGCTGAACGGCAAGGACCGGCTCCTGGTCTACCCGATGCTCGACGGCGAACCGAACGAGTACTACCGCTCCTAG
- a CDS encoding NADP-dependent oxidoreductase — protein sequence MRVVEVTAYGGPEVLRMARRPEPEAGAVPGMVRVRLKAAGVNQADIRIRAGLYADAVGDLKPPFVLGTDFAGKLLDPAPGMDPGTRVAGHIPWYELLTGEGTYAEVIWVDPAWLAVIPDDVEFTVAASVPLASDTAQQGLDRLALPAGSTLLVTGASAVVGRFAVQYAHAAGLRVVAVAHEGDESELRILGADHAVPRGSLEEVRARVAEAAPERVDGIFDGALVGGELLPLLKDDGVFVAIAPDRVPLAERNIRVEAVRARPDAARLKEALRKVADRELITRVADVMPLEEVAEAHRRAEAGHRPGRIVLMI from the coding sequence ATGCGTGTCGTCGAAGTGACCGCCTACGGCGGACCCGAGGTCCTCAGAATGGCCCGTCGGCCGGAGCCGGAGGCCGGGGCCGTCCCCGGCATGGTGCGGGTGCGGCTCAAGGCCGCCGGTGTGAACCAGGCGGACATCCGGATCCGGGCCGGCCTGTACGCCGACGCGGTCGGTGATCTCAAGCCCCCGTTCGTCCTGGGGACGGACTTCGCGGGAAAGCTGCTCGACCCGGCGCCCGGAATGGACCCCGGGACCCGTGTGGCCGGTCACATCCCCTGGTACGAGCTGCTGACCGGCGAGGGCACGTACGCCGAGGTCATCTGGGTCGATCCGGCGTGGCTGGCCGTGATCCCGGACGACGTGGAGTTCACCGTGGCCGCGTCCGTCCCGCTGGCCTCGGACACGGCCCAGCAGGGCCTCGACCGTCTCGCGCTGCCGGCCGGGTCGACGCTGCTCGTGACCGGTGCGAGCGCCGTGGTGGGCCGGTTCGCCGTCCAGTACGCCCATGCGGCCGGACTGCGGGTCGTGGCCGTCGCCCACGAGGGCGACGAGAGCGAGCTGAGGATTCTCGGCGCGGACCACGCCGTCCCGCGCGGCAGCCTGGAGGAGGTGCGTGCCCGGGTGGCCGAGGCGGCCCCGGAGCGGGTGGACGGGATCTTCGACGGGGCGCTCGTCGGCGGGGAGCTCCTCCCGCTGCTGAAGGATGACGGCGTCTTCGTCGCGATCGCTCCCGACCGGGTCCCGCTCGCCGAACGGAACATCCGCGTCGAGGCCGTCCGCGCCCGCCCGGACGCCGCCCGGCTCAAGGAGGCGCTGCGGAAGGTGGCGGACCGCGAGCTGATCACCCGGGTGGCCGACGTCATGCCGCTGGAGGAGGTCGCCGAGGCCCACCGCCGCGCGGAGGCGGGCCACCGGCCGGGGCGGATCGTGCTCATGATCTGA
- a CDS encoding DJ-1/PfpI family protein, translating into MGTNTGTKTVHLAVYDTLADWETGHATAWLARAGYTIRTVGPVAGEPVTTLAGIRIVPDLALTDLRPEESELLILPGAEKYDEGDELAPFAAKARAFLDAGVPVAAICGATAGLAKEGLLDDRPHTGAVSFYLAATGYKGGEHYVDADAVTSGGEAGTGDLITAGPTEPVAFAREVFAALGAYEGKRDAWFRLFHDSDPAAFVELNS; encoded by the coding sequence ATGGGAACGAACACCGGTACGAAGACCGTCCACCTCGCCGTCTACGACACGCTCGCCGACTGGGAGACGGGCCACGCCACCGCCTGGCTCGCCCGCGCCGGCTACACGATCAGGACGGTCGGCCCGGTCGCCGGGGAGCCCGTCACGACCCTCGCCGGCATCCGGATCGTCCCCGACCTCGCGCTCACCGACCTCCGGCCCGAGGAGAGCGAGCTGCTGATCCTTCCGGGCGCCGAGAAGTACGACGAGGGCGACGAACTGGCGCCGTTCGCCGCCAAGGCCCGCGCCTTCCTCGACGCCGGTGTGCCGGTCGCCGCGATCTGCGGCGCCACGGCCGGACTCGCCAAGGAGGGCCTGCTCGACGACCGCCCCCACACCGGCGCGGTCTCCTTCTATCTCGCCGCCACCGGCTACAAGGGCGGCGAGCACTACGTCGACGCGGACGCGGTCACGTCCGGCGGCGAGGCCGGGACCGGTGACCTGATCACGGCGGGCCCGACGGAGCCGGTCGCCTTCGCGCGTGAGGTCTTCGCGGCCCTCGGCGCGTACGAGGGCAAGCGGGACGCCTGGTTCCGCCTCTTCCACGACTCCGACCCGGCGGCCTTCGTCGAGCTGAACTCATGA